The Tenuifilum thalassicum genome includes the window AGGGCATGTGGATGCTCAATAAAATTAGCCAAAACATCCCCGCAATGAAGGCTTTAGGTTTTAAACTTACAGCCGAGGATATATACAGCATAAACCACTCATGTTTAAAAGATGCCATTGTTCAATTCGATGATGGAACTTGTAGCGCTGAGCTTGTTTCCGCTAATGGTTTGTTTTTTACAAACCATCACTGTGGTCTTGATGCAGTTCAAGAGCTGAGTTCTGTTTCAAATAATCTTTTAGAAAATGGATATTGGGCTTCAAACTATGAACAGGAATTGCCAGTTCATGGTAAAACAGCACTTATTCTACAAGACATATCCAATGTTACTGTTGAGATTTTAGATGGGATTAGTAACTCATTATCAAATGAGGATTACTTTAGAGCTATTGAACAAAAAATGCAATATTTAGAAGACTCCATAACATTAGCAACCGGATACTACACAATTATTCGCCCTTTTTATAACTACAACGAGTTTTACATGTTTCGTTATAAACGCTATCGTGATGTTAGGCTTGTAGGTGTCCCACCATCATCGATTGGAAATTTTGGTGGAGATATCGATAATTGGCATTGGCCACGCCATACTGGTGATTTTTGTGTTTTTCGAATATATACCTCACCCGATGGAAGCCCTGCTGATTATAGCCCCAAGAATATTCCCTTAAAACCGAAGCGATTCCTAAAGATAAGCCTTCAGGGCGTTAATGAAGGCGATTTTGCTATGATTATCGGATTTCCTGGAAGAACCCATAGGTATGCAACCTCTTTCGAAGCACTTTACAACAGGGAAGTAGTCGCTAATTTTAAACGCAATGTTTGGGGGGAGATGATTAGAGCAATTAAAAAAGCGCAGGAGACTGATCCAGCCATAAAGGTTGACTACACAGACAAGCACGATTACTTGGTAAACTTTTACCAAAAAGATGTGTGGCAGGCGGAATCGATGTACAACTACAATGTTGTTGAACGTTTAGCTGCGCGCGAAGATAGCCTCAAGGCCTGGGCTAATAGGAACCCGTTCCTGTTTAGCAGGTATGTGACAAGCCTGCCTGTAATTAAAAACTATTTTGAAACTGCCACCAAAAATAGGTGGGAGGAAACAGAAGGTGCTCTATCTGCATTGTCGTACCCTGTTGATATTCATAATGTTATAAATGCTTGTAACAATTTTATTAGCGTTATTTTTGAACAAGGTAAACCCTATAGTAGGCTTAGCTTTAAAAAGGATTATATTAGGATTGAGGCAAAAAAAATAGAAAAGCATCTACCTGATATTTTTGAAGGGTACCATATTTATCCCGATGCTCAACTTTACTCCATAGCATTCGGTACCTTAATTAATAGTATTGGAGATGTAAGTAATATAAAGTTGCTTAGCTCCATTAAGAAAATTGATAATATTAATGTCTCTTATCCTTATTATGTGCGTGCTTTTTATGAAAAATCATATTTTTCCTCCCCCGACAACTTAAAACGACTTATTAAAAGACCATACAGAGACTCTTTAATAAATGATCCTTTCCTTCTCCTTTATCACAGCTATAGTATGTTATGGGATTCTATTTACAGTTCAAGGTATAAGGTTGAGCAAGATTACAAGAGAGCCATGCAGCTTTTCACACGTGGAGTTATGGAGATGAAAAAAGGTAAACTCCTTTATCCCGATGCCAACTCTACACCACGTTTAACATATGGTAAGGTAAAAGGATATAAGCCTGCCGATGGCTTATACTACAAACCTTTTACAACGCTCGATGGAGTGATGGAGAAAGAAAGTAAAACCGAAGATATCTTTAAAGTTCCTTCTAAGTTGAAACAGCTTTGGGAACGAAAAGATTATGGGAGATATGGTAAGGATGGTGTAATGCCAGTTTGCTTCCTTACCGATAATGATATAACAGGAGGAAATTCTGGGAGTGCAGTGCTTGATGCAAATGGGAATTTAATAGGAATAGCATTTGATGGAAATGCTGAAGCAATGGCCTGTGATTTTATGTATGAACCCGAAACGCAAAGAACCATTGTAGTTGACATTCGCTATGTTCTTTTTATTATTGATAAGTTTGGAGAATGCCAACACATAATGAATGAATTAGAAACAGTTTAGTGTAACATCTTTTAAATTAAGAGGCTGTCTCAACCTTGGGACAGCCTCTTTTTTGTTTCAGCTCAAATCAACCTAAAAACGCAAATTCTATATTTGCATAAGCATCTTATATGCTTTTAGTCGTTACACTCATTTGAGGTGGGTTGTGCAAGTGCTTTTTAACAGCACACTGATCTGCTGCTTTTATTACTGCATCCTTATACTTTTCTGGAAAGTCTGATGGCAAATTAATCTCTAACTCTAACTTTTCTATCATGTGAGTTTGAGGATTAAACTGGTGCCTTTGTACAATTTTGATATTTTCGGTAGGAATACCTCTTTGATCGCAAAATGATTTTACATATATCCCTGCACAGGTGCCAATGGATGCCAAAAATAACGAAAATGGTGCAGGACCCTCATTATCGCCACCACCATAAATTGGTTGGTCGGTTAGAATGTCGTGCTCTCCTATGTGAGCAATTACCTGTTTTTTACCTTTAAATGTTACTTCAAATTCCATATCTCGATTAATTTAATTTTTCACAAAAATACTCTTTAATAACATATAAACATGCAAATATGTATATGTGTTTATTTGGAGTTATTCTAAATAATGTTAATTGTTTTATATTAGAGATCTATTTAAAAGCATAACTCTTAAATTCTATGAATGCAAACGTTAAAAAATGAGGGGTGGCTTTTAGATAAGCCACCCCTCAAGGGTAAAACACACTTTAGCAGCTATTAATTTTTAATAAACTGTTTTGTTATTGGCTCTTTTTCATCATCTATTGAGATTGTATAAATGCCGGGTGCCAAATCGTTAATATTTATGCTTGTATTTCTTTCGTTTAACATTTGGAACTTAACAACTGCTCCTCTCATATCGTAAATCCTTGCTGAAACTTCACCTTCTATTCCATTAAGCATAATATTTAGGCTTTCTTTTGCAGGATTAGGGTAAATCGTGAATATCTCAACCTTTTCATTACCTAAATCTTCAGCAAAAGGAGTATCAGTTGTTGGAGCCGATGAGCTGCTAGTTATATTCACACTGTAATCCTCAACCTCACCGTAGGTAAATGTTTCGCAAGCGGTTGGGGCAGCGTTATACTTCATGCTCACACGCATGCGGGTTACGCCAAGCGTTGCTGTTGATGGTATGCTTACAGTTGCCGATAGCGTGCTGCTACTTGATGATGAGCCTGAAACCACCTTTTCGGAGTCCTCAAAGGTTCCATTGTGGTTAAAGTCAATCCAGATGGCCCAGTACTCTGTATATGAGCTGCTACTGAATCCTGCGCTTATGTAGATAGTATTTGAAGAACCCCTTGCTACGGTAGCTTGCATGCTAGTCATATCCTTGTAACCACCATCATTACCAGATGTACGGTTAATTCCTGCAAACTGAACCAGGTCAATCCACTCGTAGCTGGAGTTTTTGCCCTTTGAAGTACAGTAGCTTACCGACGAGCCGCTTTCGGTAGTAAAGCTAACCTGGCTACCGTATGATGTGCCCTGGGCGTTGGTTGCATATGCCCTTGCATAGTAGGTGGTGTTGGGCGATAGCCCTGTTAGGGTTGCGCTGAATGAGCCAGTACCCGAACCGCTTGCCACCTTGCTATTCGAAATGGTTGGGTTCTGCGATGTGCTGTAGCATATACCACGAGCTGTTACGCTTGCGCCTCCGTTCGATGTTACATTACCGCTAACGGTAGCCGAGCTTGAGGTTACGTTGCTAACGCTTCCCGTTGTTACGGTTGGGGTTGAAGCTGCGCTACCAGCGGTTACGGATACGTCATCAATGTACCAGTAGTCGATGTTGTAGATATTACCCTCAACCACAAAGGCAATGTAGGTGGTTGAAGAGTTCAGGTTGGTTGTAATGGTAACTGTTTCGGTACGGGCGGTAATGTTTGATGTAGAGGTGCTCTTTGACCATGTGGTGTTGGTCCAGCTGGACTTATCGTTCGAGGTTTGAACGCGTAGCGTAGCACCTGAGCTATAGGCATCGAACATGTGCTTGAATGTAAGGGTGATCTGGCTCTTGCCAACGGTGTTGATGGCAGGTGTAATCAGGCGGGTGGTGCCTGGGTTTACATTCTGGTAGCTGCACTTCATCTCGTATGCAGAACCGCCAGCCTTGTTGCTGTTGGAAACGCTCCAGCGCTCGGTTATGCCGCTACCAGTGTTTTGTGTTGTCCATCCGCTTGGTAGGCTTGAGCTGCTGAAGCTTTGCGAGTATGGCAAGCTAACACCCGTTGGGTTCGCCTGTGTGGTGAACGACTTGATAGAAGAGTAGCTACTCGTGCCATAGGAGTTCTTAGCCCTTACGTGCCACTCATAAGTGGTGTTGGCAGAAAGGCCTGTTGCGTTGTACGAGTTTGTTGTAACGTTATAGGTTGAGTATGACCCGCCCTGAGGCCTGATCTGAACATCATAGGAGGTTGCCCCGCTAACAGCGCTCCAGCTAAGTGTTGCACTGTTTGTGGTGATGTTTGAAGTTGATAGCCCACTAGGAGTAGCAGGAGCAGTTCCACCACTAGAGCCACCCATAAATGCAAATGTAATATCTTTAGTTGATGAGTTCTCTGCTATATTGGTAATTGGTTTACCTGTGTTTGCACCTGCCCAAGATTTCATGCTAGGTGTAGTGGCATCGGTAAACGAGGTTTTATTGCTAGTTCCTGGAAAAGGACAACCAGCACTGTTTATGCTTCCGTATGAACTTGCTGATGAACTTGGATTTGTGGTTGCACTCGCACAAACAGGATACATTTTTTGCGGATAGGATGCATTTACATTATTATAGTTACTAGCCGACACTACATCTTTATGAACGTGATAGATCAGAAGCCCATGGCCTGGAACTGCAGCGTCAAAGCCAGTTTTTTGGCGATTCTCAATTAACCAGTATTCCCCACTGGTTGTTGAATTGATCTGGTAAAAACTCTTGTTCGACTCAACAGGCTTTACTGTTATATTGGCAGCTGAGGATAGGATGGTTGCATTTGCCCAACCATAAATCTTAACCTTTGTATAGGCATTGTGGTGCGCAGGAGTATCGCCATTGTTATTCCAAGATCCGCTTGCCATCATATCCCAGTTACCTGTTCCGTAAAATTGACCTCCAGTACTGTAATTGGTGTCATAGTAATCAGGTGCACCTAGAACATGACCAAACTCGTGGCAAATTACTCCAATTGCTGTTATTGTTGAACCTGAATTACCTCTAAGTTCTGCTGAACAGGAATATTTACTAATTGTTACACCATCTTTTGTTACAGGAGTAATATTCCATGCATGAGCCCAAATGGCATTGGAACTAGCACCTGCCTCTTCTCCGTAACCTGCATAAATTACGTAAACACCATCAACTGTACCGTCTCCATCGTTATCATAATTGGCAAAGTTTGCCTGTGCGTCGGCAGCATTAACAGCTTCAGTGACTAAAGCTCTTGGGTTTGAGTCGTTACCATTGTAATCGTTTCCACCATAGTACGACATATTTTGGCTAGCAGTATATGGTCCAAATACATCAACTGTTAGGTTGAACTGATTCCATGAGTTTTCTAAGTAGTAATCCTTTACGCTACCTGAACCAACTTGATTAAAAAGGGTGTTAAAATCAGACTTAGACTTGGTAAATGCTCTATCCTTAAAACCCATTAGAATACAAACTAACTTTCTGTTTCCTGTTGTAGGAAATGCTTTTTGAGCTTCTGCATTTTTAATTTCCCATATGCTCTTCATCATTGAAAGCTGGCTTTTGCTATAGTATAGCCCTTTGCTTATCTTTGAAAGAAGTGCTTTCTCTTTAGCAGTTCTTTCTTTTATGTTGCTAACCTCAATTCCTGAAAGTTGCAAATCGCCTTTGGTATCTTGAACAGCGTATTCATAGATGCCTTTGCTGTTGAGTAGGATTGTATAACCATCCTCTGTAGTAGCCCATTTTACCTTTTCGTCACCTTTAAGGAAAATGGCTAATGTTTTACCATTGGCTTGTTTATACTGAATAAGCCCAGGATAAGCTGGAACTGCATAAATTTGGCTTACCCATAGTGTGCATGCAACTAAACACATGCTCATTAAACCGAGTAGTTTTTTTCTCATAGTTTAAATTGTTTAGGTGGTTAGGTTTATAGGTTGTTTTTGCAAGGTATCTTAAAGACTAGAGACTTTCAAGGATTTTTGTAAAAAACAGAATGGCTGTCGATATAAAGCAGATTTAAGTCTATTAAATGCAAGGTTTTGTCTACGAATGCATAATGTACTGATAAATAAGAGGAATGGATTTAAATGAATATCGGTTTGCTAAAAACTATGAGATAACCTTAAAAAATACTAAATTGCAAGGCTAAATAATACAAAGCAATGGGAACTAGAGTCATTATAGTTGATGATGAACCTTTAGCTATTTCTGTTATTGAGGGATACCTTCAACGTATTCCTGGCATTAATATTATCGCAACCTTTAATGATGGTCTTCCTGCTTTTGAGTTTCTTCAAGAGAATGAAGTAGATATTATGTTTTTGGATGTAGAAATGCCTAAGTTGACAGGCATTGAACTTGTTCGCAGCCTGCAAAATCCTCCTGCTGTAATCATCACCTCTGCAAACAAAGATTACGCCATTGAGGGATTTGACCTAAATGTCTCTGATTACATTCTCAAACCAATAACATTTGAACGTCTACTTAGGGCAATATCTAAAGTAAAAGAGAGCTTAGCATACAAGAAGAATGCTGAAAACCCAACTGAGAAACAATATATTATCTTCAAGGAAAATAAGAAAAATATTAGAGTTAGGCTAGACGATATTTTATATTTTGAGAGCATTAAGGATTATGTAAAGGTAGTTACAAAAGATAAAAATATTGTTACTAAGTTAAGCATAGCATCAATTGAAGAGAAACTCGATAAATCCATGTTTATTAGAGTTCATCGTTCTTTCATTGTATCTCTAAAGCACATTGATTCCTATTCTTCTGTTTCTATAGGAATTGGAGAGGTAGAAATACCTATAGGTAGGGTTTTTAAAGAAGAAGTTATTGAAACACTGGAAAGTAAATTGTATTAATTCTAAAATGAATAAATTCTTTTTCCTAGAATTATTGTTTTTTGCTTTTTGTTCTTCTGTTTTTAGTCAGGAGCGAGGTTTACTATTGTCTAACTATTATTCCCCTATTACTTATAAAGCAAAACCAGCTAACTGGGGAATAGTAAAAGATTCAAGGGGAGTAGTTTATTTTGCTAATGGAAGCGGTGTGTTAGAGTATGATGGTTTAAACTGGAATTTGATAGAATTACCTAATGCTAGTAAAAGTATAAATTGATAATAGAGATAGGATATTTGTTGGGTTTTGGAATGTTAGGATTCCTCAATCCTGATAGCAAAGGAAAACTTTCATATGTCTCTTTGTTACCATTATTAGATTCTACTCATAAAATCTTTAATGATGTTTGGGATATTCATATAATTGGAGATACTGTTTATTTTTTAACAGACTATTGCATTTATAAATATTATAATAAACAGTTTAAGTACTTGATACAGATAATAGCGAATCGTTTTATTTGTCGTACATTATAGATAATGAGTATATTGTTTATAAATTAAATAAAGGGCTTTATCTAATTTCAGGGAATAACCTTAAATTTATTGAAGGAAGCCAGCAACTTGCAACACTTAAAATACATTCTATACTACCAATAGATAACAAATTATTAATTTGTACTCGCAAAAATGGTTTCTATTTGGCCGATTATGATGGAGCATTCAAAAATTTAAAATCATTATCTTCTATTTCTAAAAAAGGGAAGCAGCTCAACGAATATTTCAAAAAATATCTTTTCTATCATGGAATTGCTATAAGTGATTCACTTTTCGCTCTTGCTTCTATAATGGGTGATGCACTTATAGTTGATAAAAATTTAAATGTAACAGATGTAATTGACGAGAATACCTTTGGCATTAAAACCAATGTAAATTGTTTTCGGTATGATAGTTCTGGAGTGCTTTGGATGGCTCTTTCAAATGGACTTGCGAAAGTTGAACTAGCCTCGCCTTTCCGGTATTGGAATGAGTCATTAGGTATTAATGGTCTTTTAACTGATGTTGCTAGCAGAGGAGATTATATATATGTTGCAACAAGTTCAGGCGTTTTTTATATTGATAGAAATAGGCCAGAGAACTTCAAACCTCACAGATTTCAGCTTTTAAAAGGTCCCCTAGAACAAACCTGGCAGTTCTTATATTTTAAGGATCCTAGTGAACCTGAATCTTATAAACCTTTATGGGTAGGTAGCAATTCAAAAACGCATCTTCTTGTTGTTGCTAGAAATGGGGTTTTTGAAATTATTAATGACAAGGCTATTCTGGTAGATGATACACAGCAACCATTTGTGATAATTCAAGGGCGTAAGAATCCTAATTTCCTATTTATTGGACACAACAGAGGTGTTACACGTTTAAAATTTAATAATGGTACATGGATTTCGAAATTAAACCTTCTAGAAACCGAAGGGGTGGTTTATAGCATGGGGGAAGATGGAGGAGGAAACTTATGGGTGTTATTTCGTCAAGATGAACTTTGGAGAATTAAGAACCCTTACTGTAGAAAGGTTAAGAAGATTGAATGTGCAACCTATGATATCTCATTAAAGGATTCAACTGATTCTTTTGATCGCATAGTTGATGCTTATGATTCAATTATTTTCCAGACCCAAAAACGATACTTTTCCTATTTTCCCAATGGCGACAGCATTGGAACAATCGATGTAACTCCATTTGTTAAATTTGCCGATTCCATTCAGCGATACGATTCTCTTGCTGCTATGCGAATTGATAGTCAAATGGTTACAAGTGTATATGTTACTGATTTTAGAGATCCTGTTTCGTGGGTTTCTTCTGACTTTGGCATTGTTAGTATGACATCAACAGTTCACTATAATAGAATCAAACTTAATCCTCCTTTAATTAAAAGGGTTGTAAATATCGATTCAGTTTTATTTGAAGGAGTTAACTTTTTCCAAGAACCCGTAGATTCGTTGAATGGTGTTGCTATAAGAAATACAAACCCAGACAGAATTGTAGATTTGGGCACTGTATTACCATATGATAGAAACTCCATTGTATTTAATTTTGTGTGGCCTTATTATATCGGAGAAGATAAAATAAAGTACAGCTATCAGCTAGTTGGAAATGATGAGGAATGGTCCGATTGGACATACGAAACAAGAAAAGAGTATACAAATCTTAAAGAGGGCGATTACATTTTCAGGGTAAAGGCCAAGAATGTTTTTAAGGATGAGACCCCAATTGCTGAATTCCATTTCACCATAAAAACACCATGGTTTCGCTCCATTATTGCCTATATCGCATATATTATTTTGGCAATTCTATTAATTTACTTTTCAGTAAGAGTCTGGCATTACAGATTAATTCGAGAACGAAACAAACTTGACAGGTTAGTAAAGGAGAGAACCCAAGAAATTTTATTGCAAAAGGAAGAACTTCAAGTACAGGCAGAGCATCTTAAGGAAGCATACGATTGGATTTCTGAAAAGAATGAGATTCTAGAACAACAAAAACATGAAATAGAAAAACAAAAAAATGAGTTAGAAGCAATAAATGCAACAAAAAATAAGTTTTTTAGAATTATTGCTCATGATCTTAGAAACCCGATTAGCACGCTTGTAAATTCTACTGAATTTTTGCTTACAGAAATTAATGCTTTAAATTCTGATAAGGTTAAGCAATTTATGACAGAACTTAATAAGTTAGCATTAACAACCTACAATTTGCTTGAGAACCTTTTAGATTGGTCATCCAATGAAATGGGCGATATAAAGAATAATCCTAAATGGGTAGATCTTCGTTCCCTTGTATTACAAAATTTAGAGCTTATTCAAGGTCGACTAAAAGATAAGAATATTGATGTTGAATTAGAAATACCAGAAGGTTTTGAAATATTTGTAGATGATAATATCTTAAATACCATACTTCGTAATTTAATTAGCAATGCCCTTAAATTTTCAAAATTAAATGGTCGAATAAATTTAAAAGCATCGCTTGAAAACGAAAAGTGGGTACTAAAAGTGAGTGATAATGGGATAGGTATTCCAGAACAAAATATTGATAAACTTTTTAAGATTGATAAAACCATTGTAACCGCAGGAACACAAAACGAAAAAGGTTCAGGTCTTGGGTTGCTGCTTTGTAAAGAGTTTGTTGAAAAGATCGGAGGTGAAATTAAAGTGGAAAGCAAGGTTGGAGTTGGAACAACTTTTAATGTTATTATTCCTGCAATAAAAAGGGATTAGTGTTGGTTTAAACTTTTTAGAGAGAGATGAGTCATTTATTAAACTAAATTTTTATTGATATGAATAAGATAAAAAATTTCCTACTTGTAGCGCTAGTGCTTTTTGTAAGTGTGAGTGGTGCTTTAGCACAAGACAAGAAAGAAAAAGAGAATGGACCTTACACTTTTACTGATGTGAAAGTGCTTCCAACAACATCTATTAAGAATCAAAATAGATCAGGTACTTGTTGGAGCTTCTCTGGTGTTGCTTTTTTGGAGTCAGAACTACTAAGAATGGGTAAACCTTCTATTGATCTTTCTCCAATGTACGTTGTAAGAAATATTTATGCCATGAAAGCCGACAGGTATGTACGGTTTAACGGGAAAAACAACTTTGGACCAGGTGGGTCGTTTTTTGATGTGCTAGAAGCAGTTAAGCGTTTTGGTATTGTCCCTATGGATGTATATCCTGGTTTGAATTATGGCGAGGATTCACATGTTCATGGTGAGCTAGATGCTGTTACAAAGGCATTTGTAGATGCCATTATTGAAAACCCAAACAGAAAGCTTTCTACTGCATGGAAAAATGCATTCAATGGAATTTTAGATGCATACCTAGGTGCTAATCCTAAGAGTTTTACATATAATGGTAATACTTATACACCAGCTGAATTTGCAAAATTCTTAGGAATTAACCCAGATGATTATGTTGTTATTACCTCGTTTAGCCATCACCCATTCTACGAGAAGTTTGTAATGGAGCTTCCCGATAACTGGATTCATGGTGAGGCTTACAATGTGCCATTAAATGATTTTGAGAGTATTATAGACAACGCCATTGATAATGATTTTCCTGTAGCTTGGGCAAGTGATGTTAGTGAAAAAGGATTTAGCTGGAGGAATGGTGTAGCAATAGTTCCAGATATTGATGATGTAGAAAATGCTGGTTCCGATAAAGACCGTTGGACTCAATTATCGGTTAGAGAAAAAGAGAAAAAGATTTACTCTTTTGAAAAACCTGTAAAAGAGATGATCATAACCCAGGAGTTACGCCAAGAAGCATTTGATAATTATAGAACTACTGATGATCATGGTATGCTTCTAGTTGGAAAAGCAAAGGACCAGCTAGGGAATACTTTCTATAAAGTAAAAAATAGCTGGGGGACAAATGGCAAATACAATGGATACTTTTATGCATCAAAGGCATTTGTACTTTATAAAACAACCAATATAATGGTTCATAAAAATGCTATTCCCTCAAAACTTCGTAAGAAATTGGGAATTAAATAGCAAAAACACTTTTTAAAATTTTAGCCGCTCAAATGAAATAAATTTGGGCGGTTTTTTGTTTGCTTTATGATATTATCTTAAATTTACATTCTGAAATAAGTTGGCTATGACTAATCTTTTATCAAAGGTACTTCAAAACACCTGAGATAGATTTTAAACCAGGTTTACTTCAAATTTCTGGAAGATCAATTACTGAGGATGCTATTGCATTCTATCAACCCGTTATTAAATGGATTGAAAACTATTTAAAAAATCCAGAACCTCTTACTAGAAT containing:
- a CDS encoding OsmC family protein, coding for MEFEVTFKGKKQVIAHIGEHDILTDQPIYGGGDNEGPAPFSLFLASIGTCAGIYVKSFCDQRGIPTENIKIVQRHQFNPQTHMIEKLELEINLPSDFPEKYKDAVIKAADQCAVKKHLHNPPQMSVTTKSI
- a CDS encoding ATP-binding protein, with the translated sequence MSYIIDNEYIVYKLNKGLYLISGNNLKFIEGSQQLATLKIHSILPIDNKLLICTRKNGFYLADYDGAFKNLKSLSSISKKGKQLNEYFKKYLFYHGIAISDSLFALASIMGDALIVDKNLNVTDVIDENTFGIKTNVNCFRYDSSGVLWMALSNGLAKVELASPFRYWNESLGINGLLTDVASRGDYIYVATSSGVFYIDRNRPENFKPHRFQLLKGPLEQTWQFLYFKDPSEPESYKPLWVGSNSKTHLLVVARNGVFEIINDKAILVDDTQQPFVIIQGRKNPNFLFIGHNRGVTRLKFNNGTWISKLNLLETEGVVYSMGEDGGGNLWVLFRQDELWRIKNPYCRKVKKIECATYDISLKDSTDSFDRIVDAYDSIIFQTQKRYFSYFPNGDSIGTIDVTPFVKFADSIQRYDSLAAMRIDSQMVTSVYVTDFRDPVSWVSSDFGIVSMTSTVHYNRIKLNPPLIKRVVNIDSVLFEGVNFFQEPVDSLNGVAIRNTNPDRIVDLGTVLPYDRNSIVFNFVWPYYIGEDKIKYSYQLVGNDEEWSDWTYETRKEYTNLKEGDYIFRVKAKNVFKDETPIAEFHFTIKTPWFRSIIAYIAYIILAILLIYFSVRVWHYRLIRERNKLDRLVKERTQEILLQKEELQVQAEHLKEAYDWISEKNEILEQQKHEIEKQKNELEAINATKNKFFRIIAHDLRNPISTLVNSTEFLLTEINALNSDKVKQFMTELNKLALTTYNLLENLLDWSSNEMGDIKNNPKWVDLRSLVLQNLELIQGRLKDKNIDVELEIPEGFEIFVDDNILNTILRNLISNALKFSKLNGRINLKASLENEKWVLKVSDNGIGIPEQNIDKLFKIDKTIVTAGTQNEKGSGLGLLLCKEFVEKIGGEIKVESKVGVGTTFNVIIPAIKRD
- a CDS encoding S46 family peptidase, which produces MNMNTFKRVFIGFLILLSYSAIRADEGMWMLNKISQNIPAMKALGFKLTAEDIYSINHSCLKDAIVQFDDGTCSAELVSANGLFFTNHHCGLDAVQELSSVSNNLLENGYWASNYEQELPVHGKTALILQDISNVTVEILDGISNSLSNEDYFRAIEQKMQYLEDSITLATGYYTIIRPFYNYNEFYMFRYKRYRDVRLVGVPPSSIGNFGGDIDNWHWPRHTGDFCVFRIYTSPDGSPADYSPKNIPLKPKRFLKISLQGVNEGDFAMIIGFPGRTHRYATSFEALYNREVVANFKRNVWGEMIRAIKKAQETDPAIKVDYTDKHDYLVNFYQKDVWQAESMYNYNVVERLAAREDSLKAWANRNPFLFSRYVTSLPVIKNYFETATKNRWEETEGALSALSYPVDIHNVINACNNFISVIFEQGKPYSRLSFKKDYIRIEAKKIEKHLPDIFEGYHIYPDAQLYSIAFGTLINSIGDVSNIKLLSSIKKIDNINVSYPYYVRAFYEKSYFSSPDNLKRLIKRPYRDSLINDPFLLLYHSYSMLWDSIYSSRYKVEQDYKRAMQLFTRGVMEMKKGKLLYPDANSTPRLTYGKVKGYKPADGLYYKPFTTLDGVMEKESKTEDIFKVPSKLKQLWERKDYGRYGKDGVMPVCFLTDNDITGGNSGSAVLDANGNLIGIAFDGNAEAMACDFMYEPETQRTIVVDIRYVLFIIDKFGECQHIMNELETV
- a CDS encoding LytR/AlgR family response regulator transcription factor, which codes for MGTRVIIVDDEPLAISVIEGYLQRIPGINIIATFNDGLPAFEFLQENEVDIMFLDVEMPKLTGIELVRSLQNPPAVIITSANKDYAIEGFDLNVSDYILKPITFERLLRAISKVKESLAYKKNAENPTEKQYIIFKENKKNIRVRLDDILYFESIKDYVKVVTKDKNIVTKLSIASIEEKLDKSMFIRVHRSFIVSLKHIDSYSSVSIGIGEVEIPIGRVFKEEVIETLESKLY
- a CDS encoding C1 family peptidase: MNKIKNFLLVALVLFVSVSGALAQDKKEKENGPYTFTDVKVLPTTSIKNQNRSGTCWSFSGVAFLESELLRMGKPSIDLSPMYVVRNIYAMKADRYVRFNGKNNFGPGGSFFDVLEAVKRFGIVPMDVYPGLNYGEDSHVHGELDAVTKAFVDAIIENPNRKLSTAWKNAFNGILDAYLGANPKSFTYNGNTYTPAEFAKFLGINPDDYVVITSFSHHPFYEKFVMELPDNWIHGEAYNVPLNDFESIIDNAIDNDFPVAWASDVSEKGFSWRNGVAIVPDIDDVENAGSDKDRWTQLSVREKEKKIYSFEKPVKEMIITQELRQEAFDNYRTTDDHGMLLVGKAKDQLGNTFYKVKNSWGTNGKYNGYFYASKAFVLYKTTNIMVHKNAIPSKLRKKLGIK
- a CDS encoding M6 family metalloprotease domain-containing protein — protein: MRKKLLGLMSMCLVACTLWVSQIYAVPAYPGLIQYKQANGKTLAIFLKGDEKVKWATTEDGYTILLNSKGIYEYAVQDTKGDLQLSGIEVSNIKERTAKEKALLSKISKGLYYSKSQLSMMKSIWEIKNAEAQKAFPTTGNRKLVCILMGFKDRAFTKSKSDFNTLFNQVGSGSVKDYYLENSWNQFNLTVDVFGPYTASQNMSYYGGNDYNGNDSNPRALVTEAVNAADAQANFANYDNDGDGTVDGVYVIYAGYGEEAGASSNAIWAHAWNITPVTKDGVTISKYSCSAELRGNSGSTITAIGVICHEFGHVLGAPDYYDTNYSTGGQFYGTGNWDMMASGSWNNNGDTPAHHNAYTKVKIYGWANATILSSAANITVKPVESNKSFYQINSTTSGEYWLIENRQKTGFDAAVPGHGLLIYHVHKDVVSASNYNNVNASYPQKMYPVCASATTNPSSSASSYGSINSAGCPFPGTSNKTSFTDATTPSMKSWAGANTGKPITNIAENSSTKDITFAFMGGSSGGTAPATPSGLSTSNITTNSATLSWSAVSGATSYDVQIRPQGGSYSTYNVTTNSYNATGLSANTTYEWHVRAKNSYGTSSYSSIKSFTTQANPTGVSLPYSQSFSSSSLPSGWTTQNTGSGITERWSVSNSNKAGGSAYEMKCSYQNVNPGTTRLITPAINTVGKSQITLTFKHMFDAYSSGATLRVQTSNDKSSWTNTTWSKSTSTSNITARTETVTITTNLNSSTTYIAFVVEGNIYNIDYWYIDDVSVTAGSAASTPTVTTGSVSNVTSSSATVSGNVTSNGGASVTARGICYSTSQNPTISNSKVASGSGTGSFSATLTGLSPNTTYYARAYATNAQGTSYGSQVSFTTESGSSVSYCTSKGKNSSYEWIDLVQFAGINRTSGNDGGYKDMTSMQATVARGSSNTIYISAGFSSSSYTEYWAIWIDFNHNGTFEDSEKVVSGSSSSSSTLSATVSIPSTATLGVTRMRVSMKYNAAPTACETFTYGEVEDYSVNITSSSSAPTTDTPFAEDLGNEKVEIFTIYPNPAKESLNIMLNGIEGEVSARIYDMRGAVVKFQMLNERNTSININDLAPGIYTISIDDEKEPITKQFIKN